One window of Sinorhizobium fredii NGR234 genomic DNA carries:
- a CDS encoding DUF1491 family protein yields MRVKTHIFVASLLRRVFASGGYAAVLRKGAEEAGALFIRHRTRLGTETLYAPAPQSFFEEDGDSIRKFEVRLRDAEAENIDGALSSEIRFDPDCWIVEIELDDCSDLLEIVTDTTA; encoded by the coding sequence ATGCGCGTGAAAACCCATATCTTCGTCGCCTCGCTCCTGCGCCGCGTTTTTGCCAGCGGGGGTTACGCGGCAGTGCTACGCAAGGGGGCGGAAGAGGCCGGAGCGCTCTTCATTCGCCACCGCACCCGCCTCGGAACCGAGACGCTTTACGCGCCGGCGCCGCAGAGCTTCTTTGAGGAGGACGGGGACAGTATCCGCAAGTTCGAAGTCCGGCTGCGGGACGCGGAGGCAGAAAATATCGATGGCGCTCTGTCGTCGGAAATCCGCTTCGACCCGGATTGCTGGATTGTCGAGATCGAACTCGACGATTGCAGCGATCTATTGGAGATCGTTACGGACACTACTGCATGA
- a CDS encoding SufE family protein, translating to MVSLDQIIDDFAFLDEWEDRYRYVIELGKSLPEMPEASRTSENKVQGCASQVWLVTRASGDPDDPVLTFEGESDAHIVRGLVAIALAIFSGKSASEIARIDALDIFGRIGLIEHLSSQRANGLRSMIRRIKGEAETRLPA from the coding sequence ATGGTTTCACTAGACCAGATCATCGACGACTTCGCCTTTCTCGACGAGTGGGAGGACCGCTACCGCTACGTCATCGAACTGGGCAAGAGCCTGCCGGAGATGCCGGAAGCCTCGAGGACCAGCGAGAACAAGGTTCAGGGCTGCGCCAGCCAGGTTTGGCTGGTGACCCGCGCCTCGGGCGACCCGGATGATCCGGTGCTGACCTTCGAAGGTGAATCGGACGCGCATATCGTCCGTGGCCTGGTGGCGATCGCGCTCGCGATCTTTTCGGGCAAGAGCGCGTCCGAGATCGCCAGGATCGATGCTCTCGACATCTTCGGCAGGATCGGCCTCATCGAGCATCTCTCGTCGCAACGCGCCAATGGCCTGCGTTCGATGATCCGGAGAATCAAGGGCGAGGCCGAGACACGTCTGCCGGCGTGA
- a CDS encoding Na+/H+ antiporter subunit E, with protein MKFLQVNLIFTLVWGAISASFTPANLLLGFSVGALSLWLIRRELQPVTYPLRPLRLALLAALFFKELAVSAVKVAILVLRSRMGLKPGIFAYPLTLRSDFEITLLANLITLTPGTLSVDVSGDRKTLYVHALDCADPGALRQDIARGFERRIREAFER; from the coding sequence ATGAAGTTCCTGCAGGTCAATCTGATTTTCACCCTCGTCTGGGGTGCCATCAGCGCCAGTTTCACGCCGGCGAATCTCCTACTCGGCTTCTCTGTCGGCGCCTTGTCCCTGTGGCTGATCCGGCGCGAGCTGCAGCCGGTGACCTATCCGCTCCGGCCATTGCGGCTGGCGCTGCTTGCGGCACTGTTCTTCAAGGAGCTTGCCGTTTCGGCAGTCAAAGTCGCCATTCTCGTCTTGCGTTCGCGCATGGGGCTGAAGCCCGGTATCTTCGCCTATCCATTGACCCTCAGGAGCGATTTCGAGATTACCTTGCTCGCCAACCTCATCACGCTTACGCCCGGCACGCTTTCGGTTGACGTTTCCGGGGATCGCAAAACCCTCTATGTGCACGCGCTCGACTGCGCCGATCCGGGCGCCTTGCGGCAGGACATTGCGCGCGGCTTCGAGCGGCGCATCCGGGAGGCTTTCGAGCGATGA
- a CDS encoding DUF5330 domain-containing protein, which yields MWFLVKATFWFSLVLVLLPFLDPSSNAKLENGPKVEIGDTFSAANEAFQYVSAICIQKPDVCEKGAETFVALGHRAREGARIAYEFLDSQFAETGTPDAKVMTGTVGPAEVSSTAEPANEAMPVFKRTPVPEKRLAPKAAPTK from the coding sequence ATGTGGTTTCTCGTAAAGGCGACGTTCTGGTTTTCGCTGGTGCTCGTATTGCTGCCCTTCCTCGACCCCTCGAGCAACGCCAAGCTTGAGAACGGGCCGAAGGTGGAGATCGGCGATACCTTCTCGGCCGCCAACGAGGCCTTCCAGTATGTCAGCGCGATCTGCATCCAGAAGCCGGACGTCTGCGAGAAAGGTGCCGAGACCTTCGTCGCTCTCGGCCACCGTGCCCGTGAGGGTGCGCGTATCGCCTATGAGTTTCTGGACAGCCAATTCGCCGAAACCGGGACGCCCGACGCCAAGGTGATGACCGGCACCGTGGGGCCCGCCGAAGTCTCCTCGACCGCAGAGCCTGCCAATGAGGCCATGCCGGTATTCAAGCGTACGCCCGTTCCGGAAAAACGCCTCGCCCCCAAGGCTGCCCCGACCAAGTAA
- the mnhG gene encoding monovalent cation/H(+) antiporter subunit G codes for MGTLVVAGVTFLVAVIMVVGACFSLLAALGLLRFPDLYTRMHAASKAGTVGSGLLLVAAGLHSLDPAIFVRALAGFVFLMLTAPISAHLLAKAAHQAGYRMTKLSVIDQLPKKEEPRRH; via the coding sequence ATGGGCACGCTGGTCGTTGCAGGGGTTACGTTTCTGGTTGCCGTCATCATGGTGGTTGGCGCGTGCTTTTCGCTGCTGGCGGCGCTTGGTCTTCTCCGCTTCCCGGACCTTTACACGCGCATGCATGCGGCCTCCAAAGCGGGTACCGTCGGCTCCGGCCTGCTGCTGGTCGCCGCCGGGCTGCATTCGCTCGATCCCGCCATCTTCGTCCGCGCACTTGCCGGCTTCGTTTTCCTGATGCTGACGGCGCCGATTTCGGCCCATCTGCTGGCGAAGGCTGCACATCAGGCGGGTTACAGGATGACGAAGCTGTCGGTTATAGATCAGCTGCCAAAAAAGGAAGAGCCGAGACGGCATTGA
- the mucR gene encoding exopolysaccharide biosynthesis transcriptional regulator MucR gives MSENTLGASNELLVELTAEIVAAYVSNHVVPVAELPTLIADVHSALNNTTAPAPVVVPVEKPKPAVSVRKSVQDDQITCLECGGTFKSLKRHLMTHHNLSPEEYREKWDLPADYPMVAPAYAEARSRLAKEMGLGQRRKRRGK, from the coding sequence ATGAGTGAGAATACGCTCGGTGCGAGCAACGAACTCCTGGTTGAGCTGACGGCGGAAATCGTTGCCGCCTACGTGAGCAACCACGTGGTTCCGGTTGCCGAGCTGCCGACGCTGATTGCCGACGTTCATTCGGCGCTCAACAATACAACGGCTCCCGCGCCGGTAGTCGTGCCGGTCGAAAAGCCGAAGCCGGCGGTTTCCGTTCGCAAGTCGGTGCAGGACGACCAGATCACTTGCCTCGAATGCGGCGGTACGTTCAAATCGCTGAAGCGCCATTTGATGACCCACCACAATCTCTCGCCTGAAGAGTATCGCGAGAAGTGGGATCTGCCTGCGGACTATCCGATGGTGGCGCCGGCCTACGCGGAAGCCCGCTCGCGCCTCGCCAAGGAAATGGGGCTTGGGCAGCGTCGCAAGCGTCGCGGCAAGTAA
- a CDS encoding sensor histidine kinase translates to MAGIWASRVDEAAAAWLPRRPDDPAAERYDFTRLRTLAAVSLTALPIVPLALSAVLPVSVALPAGTALWASASLLAAAASLAASRIGPAPAKTEPLSESDLPDLSAAYDLFAGLVTVHDPRGQVLSVHGRDAVDHLQSMRDPRGRGFVEQIYVSDRISFLKAIDALRQGAACSAVDIRLERPSASSAQFVHMRCEMTPLRDAEGRLMAIVAQSRDVSAEARLRAEAAAKAAHAESANDAKTRFLAAVSHELRTPLNAILGFSDVLTGEYFGKLENDRQREYVSLIHRSGTHLLSVVNTMLDVSKIEAGRYELVPEPFRVADAIAACEAMLSHQAREKGVRLTSRVTRSVGEINADQRAVQQILINLVGNAVKFTDKGGLVTVDAEVDGAMLNLTVSDTGIGIAEDKLEKLGQPFVQIQNDYTRRYEGTGLGLSLVKGLVELHGGGISIRSSEGEGTVVVVSIPRDGAGICEPSPVSTRAAVEFPPRLKGRDERAGDLRPQTEAFEGTVKERRHDAAQAKTA, encoded by the coding sequence ATGGCTGGCATATGGGCATCCCGCGTGGATGAAGCCGCCGCAGCGTGGTTGCCGCGCCGTCCGGATGACCCTGCTGCGGAACGCTATGATTTCACACGGCTGCGCACGCTGGCCGCCGTCTCCCTGACGGCGCTGCCGATCGTGCCGCTTGCCCTGTCGGCGGTCTTGCCGGTGTCCGTGGCACTGCCGGCGGGAACGGCGCTCTGGGCGTCGGCCTCTTTGCTGGCGGCGGCCGCCAGCCTTGCCGCGTCCCGCATCGGGCCGGCGCCCGCCAAGACGGAGCCGTTGAGCGAAAGCGATCTGCCGGATCTTTCTGCGGCCTATGATCTTTTCGCCGGCCTTGTCACGGTTCATGATCCGCGTGGGCAGGTGCTGTCCGTTCACGGTCGCGATGCCGTCGATCACCTGCAGTCGATGCGCGACCCTCGCGGACGCGGCTTTGTCGAACAGATCTACGTATCCGACCGCATCAGCTTCCTGAAGGCGATCGATGCGTTGCGCCAGGGAGCCGCGTGCTCGGCGGTCGACATTCGCCTCGAGCGCCCGTCGGCCTCTAGCGCGCAATTCGTGCACATGCGCTGCGAGATGACGCCGCTTCGCGATGCCGAGGGGCGTCTGATGGCGATCGTCGCCCAATCCCGCGACGTCTCGGCCGAGGCCCGTCTGCGCGCGGAAGCCGCCGCCAAGGCGGCGCATGCGGAATCGGCCAACGATGCCAAGACGCGGTTCCTGGCCGCCGTCAGTCATGAGTTGCGCACGCCGCTCAATGCCATTCTCGGCTTTTCGGATGTTCTTACCGGAGAATATTTCGGCAAGCTGGAGAATGACCGGCAGCGCGAATATGTTTCCTTGATTCACCGTTCGGGCACGCACTTGCTCTCCGTCGTCAATACGATGCTCGATGTGAGCAAGATCGAAGCCGGCCGCTACGAACTGGTGCCGGAACCATTCCGGGTCGCTGACGCGATCGCCGCCTGCGAGGCGATGCTGTCGCATCAGGCGCGCGAAAAGGGTGTGAGGCTCACCAGCCGCGTGACGCGGTCGGTGGGTGAAATCAACGCCGATCAGCGCGCCGTCCAACAGATCCTCATCAATCTCGTCGGCAATGCCGTGAAGTTCACGGACAAGGGTGGCCTTGTCACCGTCGATGCGGAAGTCGATGGCGCGATGTTGAATTTGACCGTCAGCGATACCGGCATCGGTATTGCCGAGGATAAGCTGGAAAAGCTTGGCCAACCTTTCGTCCAGATTCAAAATGACTATACGCGCCGCTATGAAGGCACCGGTCTCGGCCTGTCGCTGGTCAAGGGGCTCGTCGAATTGCATGGCGGCGGGATTTCTATCCGCAGTTCGGAAGGCGAAGGGACGGTAGTGGTGGTCAGCATACCGCGGGACGGTGCCGGGATCTGCGAGCCGAGCCCGGTGAGCACGCGCGCGGCGGTGGAGTTTCCGCCGCGATTGAAAGGGCGCGACGAAAGGGCCGGCGATTTGCGACCGCAGACAGAGGCCTTCGAAGGAACAGTCAAGGAAAGGCGACATGACGCCGCGCAAGCGAAAACAGCCTGA
- a CDS encoding Na(+)/H(+) antiporter subunit B — MKSVIFRTVAPVLTSLMVLFSVFVLLRGHNEPGGGFIGGLIAVSAVAIYGMAHGVETVRRAILFHPMAIAGAGLLAATFSGLISIFVGVPFMTGLWIYPVILGVEIPLSTVFLFDLGVYLVVVGSISSIALALEERGGE; from the coding sequence ATGAAGTCGGTGATCTTTCGCACGGTCGCCCCGGTCCTGACGAGCCTGATGGTGCTGTTCTCCGTGTTCGTGCTGCTGCGCGGCCACAATGAGCCGGGGGGCGGTTTCATCGGCGGTCTGATCGCAGTTTCTGCCGTGGCGATCTATGGCATGGCCCACGGTGTCGAGACGGTCCGGCGGGCCATCCTCTTCCATCCAATGGCAATCGCCGGGGCCGGGCTCCTTGCAGCCACCTTTTCCGGCCTGATTTCGATCTTCGTGGGGGTCCCGTTCATGACCGGACTTTGGATCTATCCGGTCATTCTCGGCGTCGAAATACCGCTCTCCACCGTCTTCCTCTTCGATCTCGGCGTATATCTGGTTGTGGTGGGGTCCATCAGTTCGATCGCGCTGGCGCTCGAAGAACGGGGAGGCGAGTAA
- a CDS encoding Na+/H+ antiporter subunit D encodes MAVSISPSADLSAALVHAPPTAAAWLVILPVAWCLAIGALLVMLRRPIGSHPTIAIIGLAGLVLIDGLLLKTVVENGPLTMVMGRWLPPFGIAFTADLTGVLFAITAALVAFVAGVFSLTDINDSGRRYGFYPLLMLLMAGVSGAFLTGDIFNLYVWFEVLLISSFGLLVLGSEPEQIDGTVKYGFLNLVGTTLFLVATGYLYAVFGTLNMAEIARKADMLRDSAPLVTLAGLFMLAFAMKAAAFPVNFWLPASYHTPRVVVSALFGGLLTKVGVYALVRVMVMLFPVEREELSFVLAVAGALTMIVGVLGALAQTDFRRILGYLIVSGIGAMLAGIAVGGPGGIGGAIFYALHSMLVITGLYFASGIAMRLGASALIATPAGLYRRHAGFAALTLMLCFAVSGLPPFSGFWPKVMLVKAALDIGAWWLVAVFLLAGLLTTIVTGRFFLLAFWRDGAQAAGEAVSLSPATLGPLTVLTALTLLIGLYPEPLLAMIQHAAAGLAEPSAYVNSVFPEGGPR; translated from the coding sequence ATGGCTGTCTCGATCTCCCCATCCGCCGACCTTTCCGCTGCGCTGGTGCATGCGCCGCCGACCGCGGCCGCCTGGCTGGTGATCCTGCCGGTCGCCTGGTGCCTTGCGATCGGCGCGCTCCTCGTCATGCTGCGCCGCCCGATCGGTTCTCATCCGACGATTGCCATTATCGGCCTTGCCGGGCTCGTGCTGATCGATGGGCTGCTGCTCAAGACGGTCGTCGAGAACGGTCCGCTGACCATGGTGATGGGGCGCTGGCTGCCCCCGTTCGGCATCGCATTCACCGCCGATCTGACCGGGGTCCTGTTCGCCATCACCGCAGCGCTTGTCGCGTTCGTCGCCGGCGTCTTCTCGCTGACCGATATCAACGACAGCGGTCGCCGCTACGGCTTCTACCCGCTGCTGATGCTGCTGATGGCCGGCGTGTCGGGCGCCTTCCTGACCGGGGACATCTTCAACCTGTATGTCTGGTTCGAGGTGCTGCTGATTTCGTCGTTTGGCCTTCTCGTCCTTGGCTCGGAGCCCGAGCAGATCGACGGCACGGTGAAATACGGGTTCCTCAACCTGGTCGGCACGACGCTATTCCTGGTCGCGACCGGCTATCTCTATGCCGTGTTCGGGACGCTCAACATGGCCGAAATCGCCAGGAAAGCCGACATGCTGCGCGACAGTGCTCCCCTGGTGACGCTGGCAGGTCTTTTCATGCTCGCCTTCGCCATGAAGGCGGCGGCCTTTCCCGTGAACTTCTGGCTGCCAGCCTCCTATCATACCCCTCGCGTCGTCGTGTCCGCGCTCTTCGGCGGCCTGCTGACGAAGGTCGGCGTCTATGCCTTGGTGCGGGTGATGGTCATGCTTTTCCCGGTAGAAAGGGAGGAACTGAGTTTCGTCCTCGCCGTTGCCGGGGCACTGACGATGATCGTCGGCGTGCTTGGCGCTCTGGCGCAGACGGATTTCCGCCGCATTCTCGGCTACCTCATTGTTTCCGGCATCGGCGCGATGCTTGCCGGTATCGCCGTCGGTGGACCGGGCGGCATCGGGGGTGCCATCTTCTATGCGCTGCATTCCATGCTCGTGATCACCGGTCTTTACTTTGCCTCCGGCATCGCCATGCGCCTCGGGGCGAGCGCCTTGATCGCCACGCCTGCCGGCCTTTACCGCCGCCACGCCGGATTTGCCGCGCTCACCCTGATGTTATGTTTCGCCGTCTCGGGGCTGCCGCCCTTTTCAGGCTTTTGGCCGAAGGTCATGCTCGTCAAGGCAGCACTTGATATCGGCGCCTGGTGGCTCGTCGCCGTGTTCCTTCTTGCCGGCTTGCTGACAACGATTGTCACCGGCCGATTTTTTCTGCTGGCTTTCTGGCGGGACGGGGCGCAGGCGGCCGGCGAGGCGGTGTCGCTGTCGCCCGCGACGTTGGGACCTCTGACGGTGCTCACCGCCCTGACTTTGTTGATCGGCCTCTACCCGGAGCCGCTGCTGGCGATGATCCAGCACGCCGCGGCAGGCCTGGCCGAGCCGTCGGCCTACGTGAATTCGGTCTTCCCGGAAGGAGGGCCGCGATGA
- a CDS encoding SH3 domain-containing protein: MRNAFLRAAAVCALSLMPFAAEAAEGFATANVNMRSGPSTRYPAVTIIPAGESVEIHGCLADRPWCDVSFYDGRGWVAGQYVQALYRSNRVYVEPEYYRPLGIPTVVFEFDRYWDRNYRGRDFYRDRDRWRRGPDWAEERDRQWQREEERRDWRRRQATDDGEWERERDRRQWERQQARDSERTRERQEARERQQWQRERERERREWRDRRDDGRREDGSAENYQGARKEERARQLRELRRDGEVRTVPKCVFNDFACEND; the protein is encoded by the coding sequence GTGAGGAATGCATTCTTGCGGGCGGCGGCTGTTTGTGCGCTCTCGCTCATGCCGTTCGCTGCCGAGGCCGCGGAGGGCTTTGCCACCGCCAATGTCAACATGCGCTCGGGCCCGAGCACCCGCTACCCAGCCGTCACCATTATCCCGGCAGGAGAATCGGTCGAAATCCACGGATGCCTGGCCGACCGGCCCTGGTGCGATGTTTCCTTCTACGACGGCCGCGGCTGGGTGGCCGGGCAATACGTGCAGGCCCTCTATCGCAGCAACCGGGTGTATGTGGAACCGGAATACTACCGGCCGCTTGGAATTCCGACGGTCGTCTTCGAGTTCGATCGCTATTGGGACCGCAACTATCGCGGACGCGATTTCTATCGTGACCGCGATCGCTGGCGCCGCGGGCCCGATTGGGCCGAGGAACGCGACCGGCAGTGGCAGCGCGAAGAGGAGCGCCGGGATTGGCGCCGCCGCCAGGCGACGGACGATGGTGAATGGGAGCGCGAGCGGGATCGCCGTCAATGGGAACGCCAACAGGCGAGAGACAGTGAGCGGACGAGAGAACGGCAAGAGGCAAGAGAACGCCAGCAATGGCAGCGCGAGCGTGAACGCGAGCGTCGGGAGTGGCGGGACCGCCGCGACGACGGACGACGGGAAGACGGTTCCGCCGAGAACTATCAAGGGGCTCGCAAGGAAGAGCGGGCGCGCCAACTCCGTGAGCTGCGACGGGATGGGGAAGTCAGAACGGTTCCGAAGTGCGTTTTCAACGATTTCGCCTGTGAAAACGACTGA
- a CDS encoding cation:proton antiporter, whose protein sequence is MTPEPVLAAAINLALLLLSFALLMTVVRIIRGPTLPDRVLGLDMLVAIAIGFIAVIAIKTGFNLYIDIGIALGLVGFLATVAFARFILTRGLAPEQPAERAAEPKPALKRPEAARRKRRGGR, encoded by the coding sequence ATGACGCCTGAACCGGTTCTGGCCGCAGCGATCAACCTCGCGCTCCTGCTGCTGTCTTTCGCCCTGCTGATGACGGTTGTGCGGATTATCCGCGGCCCGACCTTGCCGGATCGGGTGCTGGGCCTCGACATGCTGGTCGCGATTGCGATCGGCTTCATTGCGGTCATCGCCATCAAGACCGGCTTCAACCTCTATATCGACATCGGCATCGCGCTTGGTCTTGTCGGCTTCCTGGCGACCGTCGCCTTCGCGCGCTTCATCCTGACACGCGGCCTTGCACCGGAGCAGCCGGCAGAACGGGCCGCCGAACCAAAACCGGCTTTGAAGCGGCCCGAGGCAGCCCGACGCAAACGCCGGGGAGGGCGCTGA
- a CDS encoding DUF2336 domain-containing protein, giving the protein MLLHLGFVVTNRFRELERPQTGRLKDVVLMATVTGFESLRIPRKSDLKQFAELFEPLFLGSSNEARRQAAAALSQCDHVPESAALLIGSMPISIAAIFLTRSKAIPDRTLLSILRQQGAAHANAIAHREDLSPSVVDALVEHHQFNAAGPRRDVPQPGTDAPPPTAATDDHSERVVRENKLRDDIRALARAGSKPLQDGPSLQPIDELHQALLVRFARNGEAVLFTTALADALGASSALAERILLDVSGQQLAVTLLALDFPERDLVPLLVALYPDLSDRLGSGNRAEALVRSIEPRASVERVESWLRADAQGTARPVRHETHLAENRASDARRQESRTIAAPPASATQPKRKFGRN; this is encoded by the coding sequence ATGCTTTTGCATCTGGGATTTGTCGTGACGAACCGGTTTCGTGAGTTGGAAAGGCCGCAGACGGGCCGGCTGAAGGACGTCGTGCTGATGGCGACCGTCACCGGCTTCGAGAGCCTTCGTATCCCGCGCAAGTCCGACCTGAAGCAGTTCGCCGAGCTTTTCGAACCGCTTTTCCTCGGCTCCAGCAACGAGGCGCGTCGGCAGGCGGCGGCCGCCCTGTCGCAATGCGACCATGTGCCCGAATCGGCTGCTTTGCTGATCGGCAGCATGCCGATCTCGATCGCCGCCATCTTTCTGACCCGCTCGAAAGCGATCCCGGACCGGACGCTGCTGTCGATCCTCCGCCAGCAGGGCGCCGCCCACGCCAACGCGATCGCGCACCGGGAGGATCTTTCGCCGTCGGTCGTCGACGCGCTTGTCGAACACCATCAGTTCAACGCTGCGGGGCCGCGCCGCGATGTGCCTCAACCCGGCACGGACGCGCCGCCTCCAACGGCCGCTACCGACGACCACTCCGAACGTGTGGTCCGCGAAAACAAGCTGCGCGACGACATCAGGGCGCTGGCGCGCGCCGGCTCCAAGCCGCTCCAGGACGGGCCAAGCCTCCAGCCGATCGACGAGTTGCATCAGGCGCTGCTGGTGCGGTTCGCCCGCAATGGCGAAGCAGTGCTCTTCACGACGGCTCTTGCCGACGCGCTCGGAGCAAGCTCCGCACTTGCCGAAAGAATCCTGCTGGATGTTTCCGGCCAACAGCTCGCCGTTACACTATTGGCGCTCGACTTTCCCGAGCGGGATCTTGTCCCATTGCTTGTGGCACTCTACCCGGATCTGTCCGACCGGCTCGGCTCGGGCAATCGTGCCGAGGCGCTGGTCAGGAGCATCGAACCCAGGGCAAGCGTCGAACGTGTCGAATCCTGGCTGCGCGCCGATGCCCAAGGAACTGCTAGGCCGGTCCGGCACGAAACCCACCTCGCAGAGAATCGAGCATCCGATGCACGTCGGCAGGAGAGTCGTACCATCGCGGCGCCCCCTGCAAGCGCGACGCAACCCAAGCGGAAATTCGGGCGAAACTGA
- a CDS encoding Na+/H+ antiporter subunit C, with product MEAWFALLVGIFFSVAVYLMLSKFIIRVLLGVAVLGNAVNLLIFTGGRLTRDVPPVMPEGADALAAPAANALPQALILTAIVISFSFFAFLLVLSWRAYSDLATDNTDEMRVAEPVDEPVPPLGY from the coding sequence ATGGAGGCCTGGTTTGCCTTGCTCGTCGGCATCTTCTTCAGCGTTGCCGTTTACCTGATGCTATCGAAGTTCATCATTCGGGTGCTCCTGGGCGTTGCAGTGCTCGGCAATGCGGTGAACCTGCTGATCTTCACTGGGGGGCGGCTGACGCGCGACGTGCCGCCGGTCATGCCCGAAGGGGCCGATGCGCTGGCTGCCCCGGCCGCCAACGCGCTTCCCCAGGCGCTGATCCTGACGGCGATCGTCATTTCCTTTTCCTTCTTCGCCTTCCTGCTCGTTCTTTCCTGGCGTGCCTACAGCGATCTTGCGACCGACAACACGGACGAGATGCGCGTTGCCGAACCGGTGGACGAGCCTGTCCCGCCGCTTGGATATTGA
- a CDS encoding peptidoglycan-binding domain-containing protein — translation MTPRKRKQPERKRGGRPRQGIALRGLALAGQGLGRCAVLAGRLIAHHPVGASGLTAFAVVFSFVAANAMWYQHGNHPSPLLRTRVPLVGPEVAERLAAANGEAVEPRKVTTFVIEREGEARSEQVKEAPAAQGESSENLPPRPTETVSEGGAALPSVLVADVQKELARLGLYGGTPDGRSGPKTASAILLFEKQAGRRETGVASRDLLQVLRATEGSKTAVAAPVNRPYSDPKSATAEVDPVAAAIRTAEADATFIPRAEIPISSELVMNIQKGLSNLAYADIVVDGVAGDQTRAAIRHFEKHYRLPQTGEPNGKVLEKLKEIGAL, via the coding sequence ATGACGCCGCGCAAGCGAAAACAGCCTGAGCGGAAACGGGGCGGGCGACCGCGGCAGGGCATCGCATTGCGCGGATTGGCGCTCGCGGGCCAGGGCCTCGGGCGTTGCGCCGTGCTTGCCGGCCGGCTGATCGCGCACCATCCTGTCGGTGCCAGCGGGTTGACGGCCTTCGCCGTCGTGTTCAGCTTCGTGGCAGCAAACGCCATGTGGTATCAGCATGGCAATCATCCTTCGCCGCTTTTGCGAACCCGAGTTCCGCTGGTGGGCCCCGAGGTTGCCGAGCGCTTGGCCGCCGCCAATGGCGAGGCCGTCGAGCCGCGGAAAGTGACGACCTTCGTGATCGAGCGCGAAGGCGAGGCCAGGTCGGAACAGGTCAAGGAAGCACCCGCCGCGCAAGGGGAGTCGTCCGAGAACCTGCCGCCGCGTCCGACGGAGACCGTATCGGAGGGGGGCGCTGCCCTGCCATCGGTCCTTGTCGCCGACGTTCAGAAGGAACTTGCCCGGCTCGGCCTTTACGGCGGCACGCCGGACGGCCGCAGCGGACCGAAGACCGCATCCGCCATTCTTCTCTTCGAGAAGCAAGCCGGTCGCAGGGAGACCGGGGTCGCCAGTCGCGATCTGCTTCAAGTGCTCCGAGCAACAGAGGGCTCCAAGACAGCCGTTGCGGCGCCGGTCAATCGCCCCTATTCCGACCCGAAATCGGCGACCGCCGAAGTCGATCCGGTCGCCGCCGCGATCCGCACGGCGGAAGCGGACGCAACGTTCATTCCGCGCGCCGAGATCCCGATCTCGAGCGAACTGGTGATGAATATCCAGAAGGGGCTCAGCAACCTCGCTTACGCCGATATCGTCGTCGACGGCGTTGCCGGGGATCAGACACGAGCGGCGATCCGCCACTTCGAGAAGCATTATCGGCTGCCGCAGACCGGCGAACCGAACGGCAAGGTTCTCGAGAAGCTGAAGGAAATCGGCGCGCTCTAG